In Aestuariibaculum lutulentum, one DNA window encodes the following:
- a CDS encoding family 43 glycosylhydrolase, with translation MAYSKYYIALVLSFLFSKTIEAQNPIVPSGVYFADPSAKVWNDGKLYVYGSKDESTEYYCSNSYDILSTSDLVNWEVSSNSFSSKGDSDQVAYNDAYLYAPDCQYNNGRYYLYYCLSDKNSAEGVAISENPQGPFTKGVKLDVGGIEEIDPSVFIDDDGQAYYVWGQFNAKIAKLRPNMVEVDTSSIVSNILTENEHYFHEGAFMTKRDGLYYLVYTDISRANRPTCIGYATSKNPTGPYKYQGVIIDNDNSDPSNWNNHGSIVEFNSNWFVFYHRSTHNSSTMRKACIEPIFFNEDGTINEVEMTSQGAGPPLNAFLKTEAERACLLNGNVRIVLFEEGNEMLTAINPSDNVAYKNFNFKGGASSIEMRIKPLNGGTVVIKQDQPWGPTLGSYTIKKVENSEWIVINFPIKPIEGEHAVFISFRGEGKDLLDLDWFKFNE, from the coding sequence ATGGCTTACTCAAAATATTATATAGCTCTTGTTTTAAGTTTCTTGTTTTCTAAAACTATTGAAGCACAAAATCCTATAGTACCATCAGGAGTATATTTTGCTGACCCTTCGGCTAAAGTTTGGAACGATGGCAAGTTATATGTTTATGGCTCAAAAGATGAGAGCACAGAGTATTACTGCTCTAATAGCTATGATATTTTAAGTACTTCAGATTTAGTTAATTGGGAGGTAAGTTCAAATTCATTTTCTTCAAAAGGAGATAGTGATCAGGTAGCTTATAATGATGCTTATTTATATGCGCCAGATTGCCAGTATAACAATGGGAGGTATTATTTATACTATTGTCTTTCTGATAAGAATTCTGCTGAGGGTGTAGCCATAAGTGAAAATCCACAAGGGCCATTTACTAAAGGAGTTAAACTAGATGTTGGCGGTATTGAAGAAATAGATCCATCAGTTTTTATTGATGATGATGGCCAAGCATATTACGTATGGGGGCAATTTAATGCTAAGATAGCTAAGTTAAGGCCTAACATGGTAGAAGTTGATACATCATCAATTGTTTCAAATATACTTACCGAAAACGAGCATTACTTCCATGAGGGAGCTTTTATGACCAAGAGAGATGGTCTTTATTACTTGGTTTATACAGATATAAGTCGAGCTAACAGACCAACTTGTATTGGCTATGCTACCAGTAAAAACCCAACAGGACCATATAAATATCAGGGAGTAATAATTGATAACGATAATTCAGACCCGTCGAACTGGAATAACCATGGATCAATAGTCGAGTTTAATAGTAACTGGTTTGTTTTTTATCACAGATCAACACACAATAGTAGTACAATGCGAAAAGCTTGTATAGAGCCAATTTTCTTTAATGAAGATGGAACAATTAACGAAGTAGAAATGACATCCCAAGGTGCAGGTCCTCCCTTGAATGCCTTTCTTAAAACTGAAGCGGAAAGAGCCTGTCTGTTGAATGGAAATGTTAGGATTGTTCTGTTTGAAGAAGGGAATGAAATGTTAACAGCTATTAATCCTTCAGATAATGTGGCTTATAAAAATTTTAATTTTAAAGGAGGAGCGAGTTCTATTGAAATGCGAATAAAACCTCTTAATGGAGGGACTGTTGTTATAAAACAAGATCAGCCTTGGGGACCTACCTTAGGAAGTTATACAATAAAAAAAGTTGAGAACTCAGAATGGATAGTAATAAACTTTCCAATAAAACCAATAGAAGGAGAACACGCTGTTTTTATAAGCTTTAGAGGAGAAGGTAAAGATCTTTTGGATTTGGATTGGTTTAAGTTTAATGAATAA
- a CDS encoding alpha/beta hydrolase translates to MKYFLLVAMLVSVTLGNSQEIIRLYEGKAPGSENWNYQEIEFYNSGTNTRMLRNVVDPTLEVYVPEESIANGTAVIICPGGGNVWLSYESEGTAVAEWLVKKGITAFVLKYRLNKTPIDKSEFKEFWNNFGKSLKKEKGKREVPEKPVFYGGDDGIKAVQYVRENSKSFGVDPNKIGMIGFSAGAGVTMHTILNVSPEDQLNFAGLIYGGWLNDAEVPASVPPVFILCAADDFIAANSPEVFKAWRDAGKSAELHVYSKGGHGFGMDKKNLPVDSWIDRFHEWLSLTVLKGE, encoded by the coding sequence ATGAAATATTTTTTACTGGTTGCTATGCTTGTTTCTGTTACGCTTGGTAATTCGCAAGAGATTATACGGCTGTATGAAGGAAAAGCTCCGGGTTCTGAAAATTGGAATTATCAGGAAATTGAATTTTATAATTCAGGAACAAATACAAGAATGCTTAGGAATGTGGTAGATCCAACATTAGAAGTGTATGTTCCAGAAGAGTCAATAGCCAATGGAACAGCTGTAATAATTTGTCCTGGAGGAGGGAATGTATGGTTGTCTTATGAAAGTGAGGGAACTGCAGTTGCAGAGTGGTTAGTTAAAAAAGGGATTACGGCATTTGTTTTAAAATACAGACTTAATAAAACACCAATTGATAAATCTGAATTTAAGGAGTTCTGGAATAACTTTGGGAAGTCATTAAAAAAAGAAAAGGGTAAAAGAGAGGTGCCTGAAAAACCAGTTTTTTATGGTGGGGATGATGGTATTAAAGCTGTTCAGTATGTTCGAGAAAACAGTAAAAGCTTCGGTGTTGACCCCAATAAAATTGGAATGATTGGTTTTTCCGCAGGAGCAGGTGTAACCATGCATACTATCCTTAATGTTTCACCTGAAGATCAATTGAATTTTGCAGGATTAATTTATGGAGGATGGTTAAATGATGCCGAAGTACCAGCAAGTGTACCTCCAGTGTTTATTTTATGTGCTGCCGACGATTTTATTGCTGCTAATAGTCCGGAAGTTTTTAAGGCTTGGCGGGATGCTGGTAAATCAGCAGAACTTCATGTGTATTCTAAGGGAGGTCATGGTTTTGGAATGGATAAAAAGAACCTGCCTGTTGATAGTTGGATAGACAGATTTCATGAATGGTTAAGTCTTACAGTTTTGAAAGGAGAATAA
- a CDS encoding LamG domain-containing protein translates to MKRVSHYVMNLSLVLMFISCSGVSRDNGKIVWVMSDLLQSKEGVLVNGNPKLIESPYGKAVEFDGVDDALFLEDMPIKNLNEFTVEMIIRFDKGGFEEQRYFHTGTVSKDRSLMEMRSGEDTWYLDGMFESKEKWVVLMSPEYSHPLGEWYHIAFTVKDGEQATYVNGKKELEGNVEYKPITEGQTSIGVRQNKLSWFKGAIYSITITDKYLNSKDFTGIK, encoded by the coding sequence ATGAAACGTGTTAGTCACTATGTAATGAATCTCTCTTTAGTTTTGATGTTTATCTCCTGTTCAGGGGTTAGTCGAGATAATGGTAAGATAGTTTGGGTAATGTCAGATTTGCTTCAATCTAAAGAGGGCGTTTTAGTGAATGGAAACCCTAAATTGATAGAATCACCATATGGTAAAGCTGTTGAGTTTGATGGTGTGGATGATGCTTTGTTTTTAGAAGATATGCCCATAAAAAACCTTAATGAATTTACAGTTGAAATGATTATTCGATTTGATAAAGGTGGTTTTGAGGAGCAACGCTATTTTCATACCGGTACAGTTAGTAAAGATCGTTCACTAATGGAAATGCGATCAGGTGAAGATACCTGGTATCTGGACGGCATGTTTGAATCTAAAGAAAAATGGGTGGTCTTAATGTCACCAGAATATTCCCATCCTTTAGGGGAGTGGTATCATATTGCTTTTACAGTTAAAGATGGGGAACAAGCCACTTATGTTAATGGAAAAAAGGAATTGGAAGGAAATGTTGAATATAAGCCAATAACAGAAGGACAAACCTCTATAGGTGTACGCCAAAATAAACTGTCTTGGTTTAAAGGAGCTATATATAGCATTACAATTACAGACAAGTATTTAAACTCCAAAGACTTTACAGGTATAAAATAA
- a CDS encoding beta-galactosidase small subunit-related protein yields MRRITLLTVFLINITGVLAQEGGFLNNLSSYIENTDVFEKGQEEARAFNIPKKNILLNGDWKFMYSDVPEGIPGDFYKDDFDDTNWDDISVPSNWEMHGYGDRMFRNIGLGYEFVENKESKKNASEFAIVLPEVPKEYNPTGAYRKSFNLPQDWNGDEVFLHLEKVASASFVWVNGQEVGYNEGAHEPSEYNITSYLKPGENTIAIFVLKFSDGYYLEGQDYWRLAGVFDDVWVYATPKVRLFDWQVITDFDETYTDSKLSINLDIKNYGQKINNYKVQAILQKNGKNISVLKSSKFSLNKGKQTINLNELIKKPLKWTPDTPVLYDLKLQLLDSSGEVVDQIDTRMGFQKTEIRGNVFYFNGLPIKLNGTNTHMQHPEMGHVVDEATIRKDMEILKQFNFNLVRISHYIPVNRYLELADEYGLFIVDEVGNECHATQFVSDMPEYTEMYKDRTRKAVLRDRNHPSILFWSAGNESGEGMNITEVVKEGKKLDPTRLWMYGGNDMVHPAEDIIGPRYPSPMQEEINLGLDTTDSRPSFMDEYLSVTGNGGGALDEYWRGIYTHPRVMGGAIWDFVSNGLTDNVRILKDKSPYNTPLHAMGNSKLVDSESSKVLDLNGHDEWVEVYRNNNLEISGDQLSISMDVYPRPLNSSSGSFLTKGSNQFGLVQNGNDSLDFYIFTKAKHVLSADLPSDWENNWHNIAAVYDGKQMKLFIDKVEVAVKSVSGNIKNLPFPVNIGRNAEIHTQDTKVYICDAQIDNVRVLDKAVNPTEEINVSDTVLWLDFEEESNGGTYYSNGMAARTYGSIWPDRQPQPELWQMKKSPQPLSFRLLNNDKGIVEVWNRSDFTNASFWKTTWTLTEDDKVLQEGVIDLDLQPRSRLTTIINYTKPNIIPGKEYRLNISSVLRKDEIWAVKGHEVSWDQFELKHWNVLKTKSYETDASISLKNQEGDYVIHGDNFTYLLDKTTGELKSMVVNGKELLVAPIKLNVWRAPVNNQNDRWAGYSFIAPSWKPEYGRTMATDLYSNGIDQLDFIPLEVRANEADGVVSIYVREVALTRQDSKASSLDFLIEGGAAGQLGGFESIYEYSFYGDGLVEVNHQVMPQGKMPQLLPRIGISLMLDNSYDQVEWYGRGPQENYPDRKTGYKLGIYNSTVDNMFEPYLVPQDYGLRMDNRYLRMTDKEGNGLEFSMNDHFNFNAHAFTTENITKALYAFQLKKAEGITLNLDYDTTGVGDTSQPVLNSYRVFPKKYERTITIKPISN; encoded by the coding sequence ATGAGAAGAATAACTTTACTAACAGTTTTCCTAATTAATATTACAGGGGTATTGGCCCAGGAAGGAGGTTTTCTAAATAATTTATCTAGTTATATAGAAAATACCGATGTTTTTGAAAAGGGACAGGAAGAAGCAAGGGCTTTTAATATTCCTAAAAAAAATATTTTACTTAACGGAGACTGGAAGTTTATGTATAGTGATGTTCCAGAAGGGATACCAGGGGATTTCTATAAAGATGATTTTGACGATACAAATTGGGACGATATTTCTGTGCCCTCAAATTGGGAAATGCATGGGTACGGTGATAGAATGTTTAGAAATATAGGCTTAGGTTATGAATTTGTAGAAAATAAGGAGAGTAAAAAAAATGCAAGTGAATTTGCTATTGTTCTTCCGGAGGTTCCTAAAGAATACAACCCTACAGGTGCTTACAGGAAATCTTTTAACCTACCACAAGATTGGAATGGAGATGAAGTGTTTTTACATTTAGAGAAAGTAGCTTCAGCATCTTTCGTATGGGTAAATGGTCAGGAAGTAGGCTATAATGAAGGAGCGCACGAGCCGTCAGAATATAATATCACATCTTATCTAAAACCAGGTGAAAATACCATTGCGATTTTTGTTTTGAAATTTTCAGATGGATACTACTTAGAAGGACAAGATTATTGGAGATTGGCAGGTGTTTTTGATGATGTTTGGGTATATGCAACGCCTAAAGTAAGACTTTTTGATTGGCAGGTTATCACCGATTTTGATGAAACTTATACAGATTCTAAACTTTCGATAAATCTTGATATTAAAAATTATGGTCAGAAAATAAATAATTACAAGGTTCAGGCTATTTTGCAAAAAAATGGAAAAAATATTTCGGTTTTAAAAAGCTCAAAATTCAGTTTGAATAAAGGAAAACAAACCATTAATCTAAATGAATTAATAAAAAAACCTCTTAAATGGACACCTGATACACCTGTTCTATATGACTTAAAATTACAGTTATTAGATAGCTCGGGTGAAGTTGTAGATCAGATTGATACCAGAATGGGTTTTCAAAAAACTGAAATTCGAGGTAATGTTTTTTATTTCAATGGTCTGCCAATAAAGCTTAATGGAACAAATACCCATATGCAACATCCTGAGATGGGACATGTAGTCGATGAGGCTACAATCAGAAAGGATATGGAAATTTTAAAACAATTTAATTTCAATCTTGTTCGCATTTCACACTATATCCCGGTAAATCGATATTTAGAACTAGCTGATGAATATGGTCTGTTCATTGTTGATGAGGTAGGTAATGAGTGTCATGCTACTCAATTCGTCTCAGATATGCCAGAGTATACAGAAATGTATAAAGATAGAACTAGAAAAGCTGTTCTTAGAGATCGTAATCATCCAAGTATTTTGTTTTGGAGTGCCGGAAATGAAAGTGGTGAAGGCATGAATATTACAGAAGTTGTTAAGGAAGGAAAAAAGCTGGATCCAACGAGATTGTGGATGTATGGAGGAAATGATATGGTTCACCCGGCAGAGGATATTATTGGGCCTCGTTATCCGTCACCAATGCAGGAAGAAATCAACCTGGGTTTAGATACAACAGATAGTCGTCCTTCATTTATGGATGAATATTTATCGGTTACAGGTAATGGAGGAGGAGCATTGGATGAATATTGGAGAGGAATTTATACACACCCAAGAGTTATGGGAGGTGCTATTTGGGATTTCGTAAGTAATGGACTTACAGATAATGTTCGTATTCTAAAGGACAAATCTCCATATAATACACCTTTGCATGCCATGGGTAATTCAAAACTTGTAGATAGTGAATCAAGTAAAGTGCTTGACCTGAATGGACATGATGAATGGGTAGAAGTTTATAGAAATAACAATTTAGAAATTTCTGGAGATCAACTATCGATATCTATGGATGTATATCCAAGACCTCTTAATAGTAGTTCCGGGTCATTTTTAACTAAAGGAAGTAACCAATTTGGTTTAGTACAAAATGGAAATGATTCTTTGGATTTTTACATTTTCACAAAAGCCAAACATGTATTAAGTGCCGATTTACCATCAGATTGGGAGAATAACTGGCATAACATAGCAGCAGTTTATGATGGTAAACAAATGAAATTGTTTATTGATAAAGTTGAGGTAGCTGTTAAGTCTGTAAGTGGTAATATTAAAAATTTACCTTTCCCTGTAAATATTGGAAGAAATGCAGAAATACATACTCAGGATACTAAGGTTTATATATGTGATGCTCAGATTGATAATGTTAGAGTATTAGATAAGGCTGTAAATCCAACAGAAGAAATTAATGTTTCAGATACTGTTTTATGGTTGGATTTTGAAGAAGAAAGTAATGGAGGGACTTATTACAGCAATGGTATGGCCGCAAGAACCTATGGTAGTATTTGGCCAGATCGCCAGCCTCAACCAGAATTATGGCAAATGAAAAAATCTCCACAACCTTTATCATTTAGATTATTAAACAACGATAAAGGAATTGTTGAGGTGTGGAATAGAAGTGATTTTACAAATGCTTCTTTTTGGAAAACTACTTGGACATTAACAGAAGATGATAAAGTGCTTCAAGAAGGAGTTATAGATCTGGATTTACAGCCTAGATCGAGACTGACTACAATAATAAATTATACAAAGCCTAACATTATTCCTGGAAAAGAATATAGACTAAATATTAGTTCCGTTTTAAGAAAAGATGAGATATGGGCAGTAAAGGGGCATGAGGTTTCATGGGATCAATTTGAATTAAAACACTGGAATGTTTTAAAAACAAAATCTTACGAGACTGATGCTTCAATATCTCTTAAAAATCAGGAAGGAGATTATGTAATCCACGGAGATAATTTTACCTACCTATTGGATAAGACTACAGGAGAATTAAAGTCTATGGTTGTTAATGGAAAAGAATTACTCGTAGCTCCTATTAAATTAAATGTATGGAGAGCCCCGGTTAATAACCAAAATGACAGATGGGCTGGTTATAGTTTCATCGCACCATCATGGAAACCTGAATATGGAAGAACTATGGCAACGGATTTATATTCTAATGGTATCGATCAACTGGATTTTATTCCATTAGAAGTTAGAGCAAATGAAGCAGATGGAGTGGTTTCAATTTATGTTCGAGAAGTAGCTCTTACACGTCAGGATAGTAAAGCCTCTTCCTTAGATTTTCTTATTGAGGGAGGAGCAGCAGGGCAATTAGGAGGCTTTGAAAGTATTTATGAGTATAGTTTCTATGGAGATGGTCTTGTAGAGGTTAACCATCAGGTGATGCCACAAGGTAAAATGCCGCAGCTTCTACCAAGAATAGGAATATCTCTGATGTTGGATAATAGCTATGATCAGGTAGAATGGTACGGTAGAGGTCCTCAGGAGAATTATCCTGACAGAAAGACTGGATATAAATTGGGAATTTACAATTCTACTGTAGATAATATGTTTGAGCCTTATTTAGTGCCTCAGGATTACGGGTTAAGAATGGATAATCGTTATTTAAGAATGACTGATAAAGAAGGGAATGGTCTAGAATTTTCAATGAATGATCACTTCAATTTCAATGCGCATGCATTTACAACAGAGAATATAACAAAAGCACTGTACGCATTTCAATTAAAAAAGGCGGAAGGTATAACTCTTAATTTAGATTATGACACCACTGGTGTTGGAGATACGTCGCAACCAGTTCTTAATTCTTATAGAGTATTTCCTAAAAAATACGAAAGAACCATAACAATTAAACCAATAAGCAACTAA
- a CDS encoding glycoside hydrolase family 3 N-terminal domain-containing protein — MKYRKAIIAVIGFCLLTEFGCGSSEEKSSDLVVYKNQEAPIEDRVRDLLGRMTLEEKVYQLNQVAFGKHMTANNIGGEMAKVSPLIGSIIYVNQDPNLRNDLQKKAMEKSRLGIPIIFANDIIHGFKTIYPISLAQACSWNPELVEQACAMAAKESKVSGIDWTFSPMVDVARDPRWGRVAEGYGEDPYTNAVFSKASVKGYQGNDLADENSIAACLKHYVGYGASEGGQDYIYTEISKQTLWDTYLPSFEAGVNAGAATVMSGFNDISGVPASANYYTLTEILKEKWEMDGFVVSDWNSVKQLINQGVAGSDKEATLKAINAGVDMDMADRLYLDHISDLVKENKVSINRVDDAVSRVLKLKFQLGLFDKPYVPIIRENNRYLLPEYISTAEKLAEETMVLLKNSDNILPLDNKVSSLAVLGPMAKNQEDLLGSWSAYGDAKDVESIYKAIESEFVQSKIFYAQGCDFDGNDTSGYTEAINVARKAEVVVVCLGEKKSWSGENASRSTISLPKIQEDLLLKLSELGKPIVLLLSNGRPLDLSRLAPLSDGIIEMWQPGVIGGKPVAGILSGRINPSGKLAMTFPFSTGQIPIYYNMRKKARPTSGMYQDITKEPLYGFTHGLSYSNFKYGDLKSSKTNLRKDENLIIEIPVTNASNVDGADVVHWFVSDPVCSISRPNKELKFFEKKSIKAGKTEVFEFHLNPIRDLSFVDSSGNKILESGEYHISVDNKKIVINLLEE, encoded by the coding sequence ATGAAATACCGTAAAGCAATTATAGCTGTAATTGGTTTTTGTTTGCTAACAGAATTTGGATGTGGTTCTTCTGAAGAGAAGAGTTCAGATTTGGTTGTTTACAAAAATCAAGAAGCTCCAATAGAAGATAGAGTAAGAGATTTATTGGGAAGGATGACACTTGAAGAGAAGGTTTATCAATTAAATCAGGTGGCTTTTGGAAAACATATGACAGCGAATAATATTGGTGGAGAAATGGCTAAGGTTTCACCATTGATAGGTTCTATAATTTATGTGAATCAAGATCCAAATCTTAGAAACGATTTGCAGAAGAAGGCAATGGAGAAGTCACGTTTAGGCATCCCAATAATTTTTGCCAACGATATAATACATGGGTTTAAAACAATTTATCCCATTTCCTTAGCTCAGGCATGTTCATGGAATCCTGAATTGGTTGAACAAGCTTGTGCAATGGCAGCCAAAGAGTCAAAAGTTTCGGGCATCGATTGGACATTTTCTCCAATGGTAGATGTCGCTCGTGATCCGAGATGGGGAAGAGTTGCTGAAGGATATGGTGAAGACCCTTATACAAATGCTGTTTTTTCTAAAGCTTCAGTAAAGGGATATCAAGGTAATGATTTGGCAGATGAGAACTCCATTGCCGCATGTTTAAAGCATTATGTTGGATATGGCGCTTCAGAGGGAGGCCAGGATTATATATACACCGAAATTTCAAAACAAACACTTTGGGATACCTATTTGCCATCTTTTGAAGCAGGAGTTAATGCGGGAGCAGCGACTGTTATGAGCGGTTTTAACGACATTAGTGGGGTGCCAGCTAGTGCAAATTATTATACGTTAACTGAAATACTCAAAGAAAAATGGGAAATGGATGGTTTTGTAGTGTCGGATTGGAACTCAGTCAAACAACTAATAAACCAAGGTGTTGCTGGTTCAGATAAGGAAGCTACTTTAAAAGCAATTAATGCAGGTGTTGATATGGATATGGCTGATCGACTTTATCTTGACCATATTTCTGATTTAGTAAAAGAAAACAAGGTTTCGATAAATCGTGTAGATGATGCAGTTAGCAGGGTTTTAAAGCTTAAATTTCAACTAGGTTTATTTGATAAACCATATGTTCCTATAATTCGTGAGAATAATCGTTATCTGCTCCCTGAGTATATTTCAACAGCTGAAAAATTGGCTGAAGAAACCATGGTGCTACTAAAGAACTCAGATAATATTCTTCCTTTGGATAACAAAGTTTCTTCTTTAGCAGTTTTAGGACCGATGGCTAAAAATCAAGAAGATCTTTTGGGGTCATGGTCTGCTTATGGCGATGCCAAGGATGTGGAAAGTATTTATAAAGCAATAGAATCTGAGTTTGTACAATCTAAAATATTTTATGCTCAGGGCTGTGATTTTGATGGCAATGATACTTCTGGATATACTGAAGCTATTAACGTAGCTAGAAAGGCTGAGGTAGTCGTTGTTTGTTTAGGAGAAAAAAAATCGTGGAGTGGTGAAAATGCTTCACGTTCTACAATTTCCCTTCCAAAAATTCAGGAGGACTTACTTTTAAAACTAAGTGAATTAGGGAAACCTATTGTTTTATTATTATCAAATGGGAGACCATTAGATTTAAGCCGCTTAGCTCCGCTTTCTGATGGGATTATCGAAATGTGGCAACCTGGAGTTATTGGAGGGAAACCAGTTGCTGGTATTCTATCAGGAAGAATTAACCCTTCAGGAAAACTTGCGATGACTTTTCCTTTTTCTACAGGACAAATACCTATCTACTATAATATGAGGAAAAAGGCACGTCCCACGTCAGGTATGTATCAGGATATTACAAAAGAGCCTCTTTATGGTTTTACTCATGGATTAAGCTATTCAAACTTTAAATATGGAGATTTAAAATCTTCAAAAACTAACCTGAGGAAAGATGAAAATCTAATAATTGAAATTCCGGTAACCAATGCATCTAATGTTGATGGGGCAGATGTTGTGCATTGGTTTGTTTCGGACCCTGTTTGTTCAATTTCAAGACCTAACAAGGAGTTAAAGTTTTTTGAGAAAAAATCAATTAAGGCAGGAAAGACAGAAGTTTTTGAATTTCATCTGAATCCTATTCGCGATTTAAGTTTTGTCGATAGTTCTGGGAATAAAATACTTGAATCAGGTGAGTATCATATTTCTGTTGACAATAAAAAAATAGTAATTAACCTATTAGAAGAATAA
- a CDS encoding alpha/beta hydrolase has translation MKIIIDLRIWTAILIFSCLIGNSQEVIPLYKDSIPPGSEIFTLKESARLDENGEIVTIRNVSVPTITVYKPEPTKSTGTALIICPGGGFQGLAYQTEGTATAKWCLENGITAVILKYRLMPFPNPELNIANQTQRDSIFTPYVKLAVTDGLEAIKYVRNHCDDYNVDPNKIGIIGYSAGGTIVSSVAQNYDSVTRPDFVVPIYAYCGAILGNDIPDDAPPMFLAWASDDVIANGNPRLYEKWRDAGKSIEMHCFYDGGHGFSVNKQNKSSDIWTTLFKDWMINQGF, from the coding sequence ATGAAGATAATTATTGATTTAAGAATTTGGACTGCTATATTAATATTTAGCTGTCTGATTGGAAATAGTCAAGAAGTGATTCCTCTTTATAAAGATTCGATTCCACCAGGTTCGGAAATATTTACCTTAAAAGAAAGTGCTAGATTAGATGAAAATGGTGAAATTGTTACTATTAGAAATGTCTCTGTTCCTACGATTACTGTATATAAGCCAGAGCCAACTAAATCTACAGGAACAGCTCTGATTATATGTCCTGGAGGCGGATTTCAAGGTTTAGCTTATCAAACAGAAGGTACTGCGACTGCCAAATGGTGTTTAGAGAATGGAATTACAGCTGTTATCTTAAAATATCGATTAATGCCATTTCCTAATCCAGAATTGAATATAGCAAATCAAACCCAAAGAGATTCGATATTTACGCCTTATGTAAAACTAGCAGTTACTGATGGTTTAGAGGCTATAAAGTATGTTAGGAATCATTGTGATGATTATAACGTTGATCCAAACAAAATTGGAATAATAGGATATTCGGCAGGAGGAACGATTGTAAGTTCTGTAGCTCAAAATTATGATTCTGTAACTCGCCCAGATTTTGTAGTGCCTATTTATGCTTATTGTGGAGCAATTTTAGGAAATGATATTCCGGATGATGCGCCACCCATGTTTTTAGCCTGGGCTTCAGACGATGTTATTGCTAATGGAAACCCAAGACTATACGAGAAATGGAGAGATGCTGGAAAATCGATAGAAATGCATTGTTTTTATGATGGAGGCCATGGATTTTCAGTAAACAAACAAAATAAGTCATCTGATATTTGGACAACTCTTTTTAAAGATTGGATGATAAATCAAGGATTTTAA
- a CDS encoding SDR family oxidoreductase gives MSKVVVVTGAGGVLCSTIAMAFAEEGHKVAVLDLKLDAAEEVANMIKSKGGDAIGVMADVLNEESLKKAKEEVNKTFGSCDILVNGAGGNHPLGTTSNPYLNIEDLENTTEGFKTFFDLDPEGIKFVFNLNFIGTLLPTQIFAKDMIGKKGCSILNISSMNAFTPLTKIPAYSGAKAAVSNFTQWLAVHLAKVGVRVNALAPGFFLTDQNRTLLTNEDGSLTQRGQQIINQTPMERYGEPEDLISTTMYLCDEKSSFVTGVVIPIDGGFSAYSGV, from the coding sequence ATGAGTAAAGTAGTTGTAGTGACTGGAGCCGGAGGGGTGTTATGTAGCACAATAGCAATGGCATTTGCAGAAGAAGGACATAAAGTTGCTGTTTTAGATTTAAAACTAGATGCAGCCGAAGAAGTGGCTAATATGATAAAGTCAAAAGGAGGTGATGCTATAGGGGTGATGGCCGATGTTTTGAATGAAGAGTCGTTAAAAAAGGCAAAAGAAGAAGTGAATAAAACATTTGGATCATGTGACATTTTAGTCAATGGAGCAGGTGGAAATCACCCTTTAGGAACGACTTCAAATCCATATCTAAATATTGAGGATTTGGAAAATACAACAGAAGGGTTTAAAACGTTTTTCGATTTAGATCCAGAGGGAATTAAATTCGTTTTTAATTTAAATTTTATCGGAACATTATTACCAACACAGATTTTCGCTAAAGATATGATAGGAAAGAAAGGGTGTAGTATATTAAATATTTCGTCTATGAATGCTTTTACTCCATTGACAAAGATACCTGCTTATAGTGGAGCTAAAGCGGCAGTTTCAAACTTCACACAGTGGCTTGCGGTTCATTTAGCTAAAGTAGGGGTTAGAGTAAATGCATTAGCTCCTGGTTTTTTTCTAACTGATCAAAACAGAACTTTACTAACAAATGAAGATGGTAGTTTAACTCAAAGGGGACAACAAATAATTAATCAAACACCAATGGAACGTTACGGAGAACCTGAGGATTTAATTAGTACTACAATGTATTTATGTGATGAGAAATCATCCTTTGTAACTGGAGTTGTAATTCCAATCGATGGGGGATTTAGTGCTTATAGTGGAGTTTAA